Proteins encoded in a region of the Rutidosis leptorrhynchoides isolate AG116_Rl617_1_P2 chromosome 9, CSIRO_AGI_Rlap_v1, whole genome shotgun sequence genome:
- the LOC139866580 gene encoding phosphoglycerate mutase-like protein 4 isoform X1 — translation MADTRSNSDGELNHVDKTVCEIVVVRHGETEWNANKRIQGHLDIDLNDIGRQQAVAVAERLARESKINAVYSSDLKRALETAKTIASRCGGIQVMQDPNLRERHLGDLQGVVYGEGPTIKTKAYEALQSHRRDLEIPGGGESLNQLYERCTASLQTIATKHRGERVVVVTHGGVIRALHQRASIGKSHRAGRILNVSINVLNLSDSDDWVIKSWGDVSHLNGAGYLDSGFGGDRTSG, via the exons ATGGCCGATACTCGATCTAA TAGTGATGGTGAACTAAATCATGTTGACAAGACTGTTTGTGAGATAGTAGTTGTTCGTCATGGTGAAACCGAGTGGAATGCCAATAAACGAATCCAG GGACATCTAGATATTGACCTAAATGATATTGGAAGACAGCAAGCAGTTGCT GTGGCTGAAAGATTAGCGAGAGAGTCTAAAATCAATGCCGTATATTCTTCTGACCTAAAAAGAGCTCTTGAAACGGCAAAGACCATAGCAAGCCGATGTGGGGGGATTCAG GTaatgcaagatccaaacttacgAGAAAGACACTTAGGCGATCTCCAAGGTGTTGTATATGGTGAGGGACCCACAATCAAAACGAAGGCATATGAAGCACTACAATCTCATAGGAGGGACCTTGAGATTCCA GGTGGTGGTGAAAGTCTAAATCAACTCTATGAACGCTGCACAGCTTCATTACAGACGATTGCCACTAAACACCGAG GGGAGCGGGTGGTGGTGGTGACTCATGGCGGTGTGATTAGAGCACTTCACCAACGGGCATCTATAGGAAAAAGTCATCGAGCAGGAAGGATACTGAATGTTTCAATCAATGTACTTAACTTATCAGATTCAGATGACTGGGTCATTAAGTCATGGGGAGATGTGAGTCATCTAAACGGTGCGGGTTACTTAGATTCTGGTTTTGGTGGTGACAGAACTTCTGGTTAG
- the LOC139866580 gene encoding phosphoglycerate mutase-like protein 4 isoform X2 produces the protein MADTRSNDGELNHVDKTVCEIVVVRHGETEWNANKRIQGHLDIDLNDIGRQQAVAVAERLARESKINAVYSSDLKRALETAKTIASRCGGIQVMQDPNLRERHLGDLQGVVYGEGPTIKTKAYEALQSHRRDLEIPGGGESLNQLYERCTASLQTIATKHRGERVVVVTHGGVIRALHQRASIGKSHRAGRILNVSINVLNLSDSDDWVIKSWGDVSHLNGAGYLDSGFGGDRTSG, from the exons ATGGCCGATACTCGATCTAA TGATGGTGAACTAAATCATGTTGACAAGACTGTTTGTGAGATAGTAGTTGTTCGTCATGGTGAAACCGAGTGGAATGCCAATAAACGAATCCAG GGACATCTAGATATTGACCTAAATGATATTGGAAGACAGCAAGCAGTTGCT GTGGCTGAAAGATTAGCGAGAGAGTCTAAAATCAATGCCGTATATTCTTCTGACCTAAAAAGAGCTCTTGAAACGGCAAAGACCATAGCAAGCCGATGTGGGGGGATTCAG GTaatgcaagatccaaacttacgAGAAAGACACTTAGGCGATCTCCAAGGTGTTGTATATGGTGAGGGACCCACAATCAAAACGAAGGCATATGAAGCACTACAATCTCATAGGAGGGACCTTGAGATTCCA GGTGGTGGTGAAAGTCTAAATCAACTCTATGAACGCTGCACAGCTTCATTACAGACGATTGCCACTAAACACCGAG GGGAGCGGGTGGTGGTGGTGACTCATGGCGGTGTGATTAGAGCACTTCACCAACGGGCATCTATAGGAAAAAGTCATCGAGCAGGAAGGATACTGAATGTTTCAATCAATGTACTTAACTTATCAGATTCAGATGACTGGGTCATTAAGTCATGGGGAGATGTGAGTCATCTAAACGGTGCGGGTTACTTAGATTCTGGTTTTGGTGGTGACAGAACTTCTGGTTAG